CCGCCGCCCGCCGCCGTCCGTACGTGCTCGTGGAGGCGGCCCTGCTTTATGAGAGCGGTATGGAGAAGGACCTGGACGCCGTGCTCGTGGTCCACGCAAGCGATGCGGTGAGGATCGAGCGGGTGCTTGCACGGGGGGGGCTGACGCGCGAACAGGTCGTGAGCCGCATGAAAGCGCAGATGCCGGCCGGGGAGAAGCGCGAAAACGCGGATTTTGTGATCATGAATGACGGCCCGCTGGAATCCCTCGAGAGCCGGGTGGCGTTCTTCGATGTGCTCTTCACGAGCATGGCCGGTTGATTCTCCTGCGGTTTTTCGTTACGTTAAGCGTTGTTGTTCTGTTGGTTCAGTTGCGTTGAACCTTTCTCATTCAATATCTGTGGAGGATTCTATGAAGAAAACATTAGCTCTCGTCCTCGTTCTCGCGTTTGCGTTCGGACTTGCACAGGCTGGTGACAATGCCAAGCCGATCCAGAAGGCTGGCAGCACCGCGTTGCTGTTCGACCTGAGCGGTCTCGCGAATCTTGGCGCAGGCAATTACCAGGGTGGCCTCGGCGTGAAGTACTACATCGCCAACGGATTCTCGGCACGGCTGGGACTCGGCTTCAATTCGTCCAGCACCACCACGAAGAACCCGGTGACGCCGACCCCGGCCAATCAGCTTGACGAGAGCAAATTCACCGGTACGAGCTTCACGATCGCCCCGGGCATCCAGTACAACGTTGCGACCAGCAATGCGGTCGTCGGGTACGTCGGTGCACAGGTGGCATTCACGACCGGCAGCCAGGAGCGCAAGGGGAATGCGAACAGCTTCGGCACCGGCTTCACGAAGGACCACAGCTACAACGAATCGAATACCACGTTCGGCGTCGCCGCCTTCGTTGGTGTGGAATGGTTCGCATGGGACAATATCAGTCTTGCCGGCGAATACCGCTTCGGCTTCAGCACGACCACTGGTAAGGCCGAGTCGAAGACCGCTACGACCTCGACGAGCGCAGATGCTCCCAGCCAGACCTCGTTGGGCCTTGGCTCCGCCAATGCAGGTGCTTTGACCCTCGCTGTCTATTTCTGATCCGCCTGATGGCGGTACGACAGGGGCGTCCCGCGTGCGGGACGCCCCTTTGTGTATCCATCTCCCCGGGGTAGCATGACACACCGCTATGATGTCCTCGTCATCGGCACCGGCATCGCCGGCCTCTCCTACGCTGTGAAAGCTGCACGCTACGGCTCCGTTGCCATCGTGACCAAGAAGGAACAGGCAGAGTCGAACACGAACTACGCCCAGGGCGGCGTCGCTGCCGTGATGTCCCAGATCGATTCTTTCGAGATGCACGTTCAGGACACCCTGGCGACGGGTGTCGGGCTCTCGCATCGCGATGCCGTTGAGACCATGGTCCGTGAGGGGCCTGACCGCCTGCGCGACCTGATCTCCATCGGCGCCCAATTCACGTATGCCGGGGCGCAGCTTGATCTCGGGCGTGAGGGGGGACATTCAACGAACAGGATCGTCCACGCGCATGACTTCACGGGACGTGAGATCGAACGGGCGTTGCTTCATGCGGTGACCACCGACCCCCGCATCACGATCTTTGAGAACCATGTGGGCCTGGAACTCATCACCGAGCACCATGTCCACGGCAGGCGTCCCGATGGCCCTATCCATTGCTGGGGCGCGTATGTGCTCGATACGGAGGAGCGCCGGGTGGACACCTTCCTCGCGCATGTGGTGATGCTGGCCACCGGAGGACTGGGGCAGGTGTATCTGCACACGACGAACCCGCCGATCGCGACGGGCGATGGCGTGGCCATGGCCTGCCGCGCCGGCGCAACCATCGGGAACATGGAGTTCATCCAGTTCCATCCGACCACGCTGTTCAACTCGGGTTCCCCCTCATTCCTCATCTCCGAAGCGGTGCGCGGGTTCGGTGCCGTGCTGCGCGCGGCGAACGGCGATGAGTTCATGCACAACTACGATCCGCGCAAAGAACTCGCCCCCCGGGACATC
Above is a window of Ignavibacteriota bacterium DNA encoding:
- a CDS encoding PorT family protein, translated to MKKTLALVLVLAFAFGLAQAGDNAKPIQKAGSTALLFDLSGLANLGAGNYQGGLGVKYYIANGFSARLGLGFNSSSTTTKNPVTPTPANQLDESKFTGTSFTIAPGIQYNVATSNAVVGYVGAQVAFTTGSQERKGNANSFGTGFTKDHSYNESNTTFGVAAFVGVEWFAWDNISLAGEYRFGFSTTTGKAESKTATTSTSADAPSQTSLGLGSANAGALTLAVYF
- the nadB gene encoding L-aspartate oxidase; translation: MTHRYDVLVIGTGIAGLSYAVKAARYGSVAIVTKKEQAESNTNYAQGGVAAVMSQIDSFEMHVQDTLATGVGLSHRDAVETMVREGPDRLRDLISIGAQFTYAGAQLDLGREGGHSTNRIVHAHDFTGREIERALLHAVTTDPRITIFENHVGLELITEHHVHGRRPDGPIHCWGAYVLDTEERRVDTFLAHVVMLATGGLGQVYLHTTNPPIATGDGVAMACRAGATIGNMEFIQFHPTTLFNSGSPSFLISEAVRGFGAVLRAANGDEFMHNYDPRKELAPRDIVAYAIDTELKKRGDDHVLLDLRHLPADQVREKFPHIYNTCLEKFKLDITREPVPVVPAAHYSCGGVVTDIDGRTSIGGLFAAGEVSMTGVHGANRLASNSLLEALVFSDRACRLTAEQLRQKGTSLPDVGPWDDSGTLNSEEWILIAHNRREIQQIMWDYVGIVRSDLRLERALRRMELIRDEVEDFYKRTRVTEGLIELRNLAQCAMLVIRCAMMRKESRGLHVTTDYRQRNDAAFMRDTILP